A genomic region of Streptomyces sp. NBC_00162 contains the following coding sequences:
- a CDS encoding UvrD-helicase domain-containing protein, translated as MEPTKEQSAAREAFTAGQDLALVAGAGTGKTSTLILMGEATRKKRGLYVAFNRAIADDARRRFGNNVECRTAHSLAFRAVGYLYRERLNASTRMPAKHTARLLGITRDLHISSRTIKVPHQARLVMGMIRKFCYTTDRTVMARHMDPINGLDDSGQEYVARTLLPYAHRAWEDICSPRGELRFEHDHYMKLWAMAEPRLGADFVLLDEAQDTNPVLEEVFLAQDAQRVCVGDPAQQIYGWRNARDVMTGFPAEQLHLTKSFRFGPAIAEVANRWLGHAGSEMRLTGHGSDSLVGPVANPQAVLCRGNMDAMSEVLAYLDRGIPVALTGGGSALQRTATAALELKTGRRTSHPELFLFSSWGEVQEYAEQDKAGQDLKAIVQLVDTYGPDQIIEAVNRLSPEEKATVIVSTAHKAKGREWASVRIGKGFLAPPVDDHGLQRPLNPSEARLIYVAVTRAGHLLDTEGISWIDGYETTMNTPARDGTVAGRPLIELSLTTQLKYDSSPISRFIATHLPHTQSLIRDCQTHIAKLPHPVQPIDVQHPNWSALGHAIDYRIRLHLGGRLGPAVDAGVRLLEGTRPLRGAADGEPRKALHTAGEQLLATVDAHLAHPGTLDDAALTRLCFVAGFFEDIARTGEIRRFSLLNPATPGTSLDTLTTRVPPYVIDDIDQQMRLARTPFAPFRALPPASRVCGPVFTGSTDIGGADADFILGGCLLDCKATKDPRRLGREEIHQLAGYLLLDYDDQFGITRVGLYLSRQGGLITWQTPDFLLRLGATTPLPQLRADLRRHLHTAARRTR; from the coding sequence ATGGAGCCGACGAAGGAGCAGAGCGCAGCCCGCGAGGCGTTCACCGCGGGCCAGGACCTGGCGCTCGTCGCAGGTGCGGGAACAGGCAAGACGTCCACCTTGATCCTCATGGGCGAGGCCACCCGCAAGAAGCGGGGACTCTACGTCGCATTCAACCGCGCGATCGCCGACGACGCCCGCAGGCGCTTCGGGAACAACGTCGAATGCCGCACCGCGCACTCCCTCGCCTTCAGGGCCGTCGGCTACCTCTACCGAGAGCGGCTGAACGCCTCCACGCGCATGCCGGCCAAGCACACCGCCCGTCTGCTCGGCATCACCCGCGACCTCCACATCAGCTCCCGCACCATCAAGGTCCCCCATCAGGCACGCCTGGTGATGGGCATGATCCGCAAGTTCTGCTACACCACCGACCGCACGGTCATGGCCCGCCACATGGACCCGATCAACGGCCTGGACGACTCGGGCCAGGAGTACGTGGCGCGCACACTCCTGCCGTACGCGCACCGGGCATGGGAGGACATCTGCTCTCCCCGCGGGGAACTGCGGTTCGAGCACGACCACTACATGAAGTTATGGGCGATGGCCGAACCCAGGCTCGGGGCCGACTTCGTCCTGCTGGACGAAGCCCAGGACACCAACCCGGTCCTGGAAGAGGTCTTCCTCGCCCAAGACGCGCAGAGAGTATGCGTCGGGGATCCGGCCCAGCAGATCTACGGCTGGCGCAACGCGCGCGACGTGATGACCGGCTTCCCGGCCGAGCAACTGCACCTGACCAAGTCCTTCCGCTTCGGCCCCGCCATCGCCGAGGTGGCCAACCGGTGGCTGGGGCACGCCGGGTCCGAGATGCGACTGACCGGCCACGGCTCCGACTCCCTCGTGGGCCCGGTGGCCAACCCGCAGGCGGTGCTGTGCCGGGGCAATATGGACGCGATGAGCGAAGTCCTGGCCTACCTGGACCGCGGCATCCCGGTCGCACTGACCGGCGGCGGCAGCGCGCTGCAGCGCACCGCCACGGCCGCCCTGGAGCTGAAGACAGGCCGGCGCACCAGCCACCCCGAGCTGTTCCTGTTCTCCTCATGGGGCGAGGTCCAGGAGTACGCCGAGCAGGACAAGGCCGGGCAGGACCTGAAAGCGATCGTGCAACTGGTCGACACCTACGGACCGGACCAGATCATCGAAGCGGTGAACCGGCTCTCCCCCGAGGAGAAGGCGACCGTCATCGTCTCCACCGCGCACAAGGCCAAGGGCCGTGAGTGGGCCTCGGTACGCATCGGAAAGGGCTTCCTGGCGCCGCCAGTCGACGACCACGGCCTCCAGCGCCCGCTGAACCCGAGCGAGGCCCGCCTGATCTACGTCGCGGTCACGCGCGCCGGCCACCTGCTGGACACCGAAGGCATCAGCTGGATCGACGGATACGAAACCACGATGAACACCCCGGCCCGCGACGGCACCGTTGCAGGCCGCCCCCTGATCGAGTTGAGCCTCACCACACAACTCAAATACGACTCCTCACCGATCTCCCGATTCATTGCCACCCACCTCCCCCACACCCAGAGCCTGATCCGCGACTGCCAGACACACATCGCGAAACTCCCGCACCCCGTCCAGCCGATCGACGTGCAACACCCCAACTGGTCCGCCCTCGGACACGCCATCGACTACCGGATCCGTCTGCATCTCGGCGGCCGGCTCGGCCCCGCCGTCGACGCGGGCGTCAGGCTCCTCGAGGGCACCAGGCCGCTGCGCGGAGCAGCCGACGGCGAACCCCGCAAGGCCCTCCACACGGCAGGAGAGCAGCTGCTGGCCACCGTGGACGCCCACCTGGCCCACCCCGGCACCCTGGACGACGCAGCCCTCACCCGCCTCTGCTTCGTCGCCGGCTTCTTCGAGGACATCGCCCGCACCGGAGAGATCCGCCGCTTCAGCCTGCTCAATCCGGCCACGCCCGGCACATCCCTGGACACCCTCACCACAAGAGTCCCCCCATACGTCATCGACGACATCGACCAGCAGATGCGCCTCGCACGAACCCCCTTCGCCCCCTTCCGCGCCTTGCCCCCCGCCTCCCGCGTGTGCGGCCCGGTCTTCACCGGCAGCACCGACATCGGCGGAGCCGACGCCGACTTCATCCTGGGCGGCTGCCTGCTGGACTGCAAAGCAACCAAGGACCCACGCCGCCTGGGCCGCGAAGAGATCCACCAGCTGGCCGGCTACCTCCTCCTGGACTACGACGACCAGTTCGGCATCACCCGAGTAGGCCTGTACCTCTCACGCCAAGGCGGCCTGATCACCTGGCAGACCCCCGACTTCCTCCTCCGCCTCGGCGCCACCACTCCCCTCCCACAACTCCGCGCCGACCTCCGCCGCCACCTCCACACCGCGGCCCGCCGCACTCGATGA
- a CDS encoding bifunctional DNA primase/polymerase — translation MALRGYPVHPLAPGTKMPAPNCPDCRRSQHSPQECPCHAQSRWCHGFHAATTDLRTVRQWWQTEPGFGIGVSCGPAGLVVIDVDAHAATLPDRQRLLPGIPIDDRVDLTGLQSGFDTLALLAAYRSRPNPCEDTATLRVRTPSGGMHIWYRAPHDGPGFRCSSGSSSKVALAWQVDVRAIGGYIVAPTTRTAAGVYEPLPGARLPAALPLWLTAELSRTGHTVETAPVAPVEAPVARPQARRPRQAGQRVLGSLLDEVRACGASPEGTAFSEKLNRAAFTAGGLVASGHLTVGEGRQLLLEAADHARPHQPRRNVLIVEAGLRAGSDRPIHPKERP, via the coding sequence ATGGCCTTGCGCGGCTACCCGGTGCACCCTCTGGCCCCAGGGACCAAGATGCCGGCCCCGAACTGCCCCGACTGCCGAAGGAGCCAGCATTCCCCGCAGGAGTGCCCGTGCCATGCGCAGAGCCGTTGGTGCCACGGCTTCCACGCGGCCACCACGGACCTTCGTACGGTGCGGCAGTGGTGGCAGACCGAGCCCGGGTTCGGTATCGGGGTGTCCTGTGGCCCCGCGGGACTCGTGGTGATCGACGTCGATGCCCACGCGGCGACCCTGCCCGACCGGCAGCGGCTGCTGCCGGGCATCCCCATCGACGACCGTGTCGACCTGACCGGACTGCAGAGCGGATTCGACACCTTGGCGCTCCTGGCCGCGTACCGTTCCCGGCCCAACCCCTGCGAGGACACGGCGACCCTGCGCGTCCGTACGCCGTCGGGAGGGATGCACATCTGGTACCGGGCGCCCCATGACGGCCCGGGCTTCCGGTGTTCCAGCGGCTCGAGCTCCAAGGTGGCGCTCGCCTGGCAGGTCGACGTCCGTGCCATCGGCGGCTACATCGTGGCGCCCACGACGCGTACGGCCGCCGGGGTTTACGAACCGTTGCCCGGAGCCCGGCTGCCTGCGGCCCTGCCGCTGTGGCTGACCGCCGAGCTCTCCCGTACCGGCCACACCGTCGAAACGGCCCCTGTGGCGCCCGTAGAGGCCCCTGTGGCGCGTCCGCAGGCACGCAGGCCCCGGCAGGCCGGGCAGCGCGTGCTCGGCTCTCTCCTGGACGAAGTACGGGCCTGCGGAGCCAGCCCCGAGGGAACGGCCTTCAGCGAGAAGCTCAACAGGGCTGCCTTCACAGCCGGGGGGCTGGTCGCCTCGGGCCACCTCACCGTCGGGGAGGGCCGGCAACTGCTCCTGGAAGCCGCGGACCACGCACGACCCCACCAGCCGCGCCGGAACGTCCTCATCGTCGAAGCAGGGCTACGAGCCGGAAGCGACCGACCGATCCACCCCAAGGAACGCCCATGA
- a CDS encoding DNA primase family protein has product MSSAGSTGFNAQAAAEQLAAFTTETDAATTTARPGRRLPAQQSGVPSVAAAGEFISSGLLQNLTDRGNAKLFAHLHHNRFRHVEGLGWYVWDEYRWKRTGGEKAAIWAAGDMAEDLPTHDPRGLFTDRELANHRKRAMSTSGVKAMLTQAKASPELALDPDTLDGDKYALCTPAGVVDLRTGDLHKPDPTRDLHSRATHLAPEAMPTPRFHLFLHQTFGDDDKGKEMINFLHLLLGYSITGDVGGQVLPFLYGVGANGKSALLDVVIKILGDYADVAPPGFLMERGKFNEHSTELTELHGRRLFVCSELKPHDKFDEARVKLLTGGDRLKARRMRQDFFSFEPTHKLWLLGNHRPEVGTGGHAFWRRIRLIPFEKVVPDHRKIDNLAEALVQEEGPGILHWMIQGAKAYLAAKPALTGPSVVRTATQAYATTEDHIGRFLAECCTTGVDLPDPRDLKVEQGALYRAYSAWCLDGEGLRPATTRAFATRIRAEVGVASPNEMLRSNGQKFYPGLALLADEEPTSRDANRASTT; this is encoded by the coding sequence ATGAGCAGCGCCGGAAGCACGGGGTTCAACGCCCAGGCAGCGGCGGAACAGCTTGCCGCGTTCACGACCGAGACCGACGCCGCCACCACCACCGCCCGGCCCGGTCGGCGCCTGCCCGCTCAGCAGAGCGGAGTTCCGTCGGTTGCCGCCGCCGGCGAGTTCATCTCGTCCGGTCTGCTGCAGAACCTCACCGACCGGGGCAACGCCAAGCTGTTCGCCCACCTCCACCACAACCGGTTCCGGCATGTGGAGGGACTGGGCTGGTACGTGTGGGACGAGTACCGGTGGAAGCGCACCGGCGGGGAGAAGGCCGCGATCTGGGCCGCCGGTGACATGGCGGAGGACCTGCCCACCCACGATCCGCGTGGCCTCTTCACGGACCGGGAGCTGGCTAACCACCGCAAGCGCGCCATGTCCACCTCGGGTGTGAAGGCCATGCTCACCCAGGCCAAGGCGTCGCCCGAACTCGCCTTGGACCCGGACACCCTGGACGGTGACAAGTACGCACTGTGCACGCCGGCCGGTGTCGTGGATCTGCGGACCGGCGATCTGCACAAGCCCGACCCCACCCGGGACCTGCACTCCCGCGCCACTCATCTGGCGCCGGAGGCCATGCCCACGCCGAGATTCCACCTGTTCCTTCACCAGACTTTCGGCGACGACGACAAGGGCAAGGAGATGATCAACTTTCTTCATCTCCTGCTCGGCTACTCCATCACCGGTGACGTCGGCGGCCAGGTCCTGCCGTTCCTCTACGGTGTCGGCGCCAACGGCAAGTCGGCGCTCCTCGACGTCGTCATCAAGATCCTCGGCGACTACGCGGACGTGGCTCCGCCGGGCTTCCTCATGGAACGCGGCAAGTTCAACGAGCACTCCACCGAGCTGACCGAGCTCCATGGCCGGCGTCTGTTCGTCTGCAGCGAACTCAAGCCGCACGACAAGTTCGACGAGGCCCGCGTCAAGCTCCTGACCGGTGGTGACCGGCTCAAGGCCCGGCGCATGCGGCAGGACTTCTTCAGCTTCGAGCCGACCCACAAGCTGTGGCTCCTGGGCAACCACCGGCCGGAGGTCGGCACCGGCGGGCACGCCTTCTGGCGCCGGATCCGGCTGATCCCCTTCGAGAAGGTCGTCCCCGACCACCGCAAGATCGACAACCTGGCGGAGGCACTCGTCCAGGAGGAGGGCCCGGGGATCCTCCACTGGATGATCCAGGGAGCCAAGGCCTATCTCGCGGCCAAGCCGGCCCTGACCGGGCCCAGCGTGGTCCGTACGGCCACCCAGGCGTACGCCACGACCGAAGACCACATCGGGCGGTTTCTCGCCGAATGCTGCACCACCGGGGTGGATCTGCCCGATCCTCGTGACCTCAAGGTCGAGCAGGGAGCCCTCTACCGCGCTTACAGTGCCTGGTGTCTCGACGGCGAGGGACTGCGTCCGGCGACCACCCGCGCGTTCGCCACACGCATCCGCGCCGAGGTCGGTGTCGCCTCGCCCAATGAGATGCTCCGTTCGAACGGGCAGAAGTTCTACCCCGGCCTGGCCCTCCTGGCAGACGAGGAACCGACCTCGCGTGACGCGAACAGGGCAAGCACGACCTGA
- a CDS encoding DUF6009 family protein, translating to MSSLLTASDLAHEDKVVWLEDPEELDYVRQALDKTPRRRGKPRYHRDGRMIGFTELGDTAEADPDSGLQKRRVFYLLPHDRDAEPHGLYREGAPGEAVDPRTIEPRQVGRKTERSQRGLSTPTVA from the coding sequence ATGAGCTCGCTACTGACAGCAAGCGATCTCGCCCACGAGGACAAAGTGGTGTGGCTGGAGGATCCCGAAGAGCTCGACTACGTGCGCCAGGCCCTGGACAAGACTCCCCGCCGCCGGGGAAAGCCGCGCTACCACCGTGACGGGCGCATGATCGGCTTCACCGAGCTCGGTGACACCGCGGAGGCGGACCCCGACAGCGGTCTGCAGAAGCGGCGCGTCTTCTACCTGTTGCCGCACGACCGGGATGCCGAGCCCCATGGCCTGTACCGGGAAGGCGCGCCGGGCGAGGCCGTCGACCCGCGCACGATCGAGCCCCGGCAGGTCGGCCGGAAGACCGAACGCTCACAGCGAGGGCTGTCCACGCCCACGGTTGCCTGA
- the tpg gene encoding telomere-protecting terminal protein Tpg, translating into MSDISDSLTKADALHFTRAIPKSAGAQMRFLVKQLKSTKSVAAALGISQRTVERYVKNQIKQPKPELAARLETEVRNRWQPLVRKRARARASTTTGLVIETRARFGFTAAPGTTDDGRMRRITQHLPPEYAARLFAAQEAGAAEPRLRQIAAEALQEIYFKDNGARATSLLVEFTDIDYVDFAF; encoded by the coding sequence ATGTCCGACATCTCCGACAGCCTGACCAAGGCCGACGCACTGCACTTCACCCGCGCGATCCCCAAGTCCGCGGGCGCCCAGATGCGCTTCCTGGTCAAACAACTGAAGAGCACCAAGAGCGTGGCAGCCGCCCTCGGCATCTCCCAGCGCACGGTCGAGCGCTACGTCAAGAACCAGATCAAGCAGCCCAAGCCGGAACTCGCCGCCCGCCTGGAGACCGAGGTACGCAACCGCTGGCAGCCGCTGGTCCGCAAGCGCGCCCGCGCCAGGGCCTCGACCACCACGGGCCTGGTCATCGAGACCCGCGCCCGCTTCGGCTTCACCGCGGCCCCCGGCACCACCGACGACGGCCGCATGCGCCGCATCACCCAGCACCTGCCCCCGGAGTACGCGGCCCGCCTCTTCGCCGCCCAGGAAGCCGGCGCCGCCGAACCCCGACTCCGCCAGATCGCGGCCGAAGCCCTCCAGGAGATCTACTTCAAGGACAACGGCGCCCGCGCGACGAGCCTCCTGGTCGAGTTCACGGACATCGACTACGTCGACTTCGCCTTCTGA
- the tap gene encoding telomere-associated protein Tap has translation MPNEQESLFAAVDALLEEAAQDPLPHPDERKRLREAAGLSQDQIAKALLVRRETVTSWETGRTAPRPPKRAAYARLLEGLSTLHPVNGVNGVDDVTPQPPTPLNDVNAVNAEAPAAPSTEAQPQAPTTSAAATTPPPPALTPGAGPTPAPRSGAKPPITPPSTPLAGHGPLAVLDGTGHAHTTGGLVLDHPTKDLPSLITWALGPAANLRSPRLHRNGKDGDPLLILTAPAVERLGLPLTLEDRRALRLPDNHPVIRQLTKAKWQLTRRGFGPWPRIYRPATPTTGRQCVQLAILPWGALDPRAWGEDTAALPAPELAALLTTYATRVLTPRGSTAVTGLELMTALRPPTRAARNPETNTWESAPVAGSLTQPVDPAPPEAPDEHPVVAALYPRSHQRTPDQVLDEEAYDWIRDPELLTDAECARTHAVGIDVNMAFAAAANRLTVGLGPATHRTGPRFDPKTPGCWLADLSSLPLDPRLPSPFTPHGKAPTGPAWYATPTLAYAQELGHEVHPTEAWLRPDHGPYLDAWYTRLRDAYMATMADLGITPALTEDAFLQAMAARTEHHSPVPAAVLSAIKSTVKGGIGKLRERPQGAGYRPGERWPALERPTWRPDIRAAVIATARVNMHRKMNKLATTAGLHPIAVLSDCAVYLSDGPSPLDFLPRTPEGKPLPGGFRLGVSPGMVKHEGTQSLLWAVQMLDEHLNPARHIKGHDAAADGE, from the coding sequence ATGCCGAACGAACAAGAGAGCCTCTTCGCAGCGGTCGACGCCCTGCTCGAGGAAGCCGCCCAGGACCCGCTCCCGCACCCGGATGAGCGCAAGCGCCTCCGCGAAGCCGCCGGACTGAGCCAGGACCAGATCGCCAAGGCCCTGCTGGTCCGCCGCGAAACGGTCACCTCCTGGGAAACCGGCCGTACCGCCCCCCGCCCCCCCAAACGCGCGGCCTACGCCCGCCTCCTGGAGGGCCTCTCCACCCTCCACCCCGTTAACGGCGTTAACGGGGTGGACGATGTGACCCCCCAACCCCCCACCCCCCTTAACGACGTTAACGCCGTTAACGCCGAAGCCCCCGCTGCACCGAGCACCGAGGCGCAGCCCCAAGCCCCCACGACCAGCGCGGCCGCCACAACGCCGCCCCCGCCAGCCCTCACCCCAGGCGCCGGGCCGACCCCCGCACCGAGGTCCGGGGCAAAGCCCCCCATTACACCCCCCTCCACACCCCTGGCAGGCCACGGCCCCCTGGCCGTCCTGGACGGCACCGGCCACGCCCACACCACCGGCGGCCTCGTCCTCGACCATCCCACCAAGGATCTCCCCTCCCTCATCACCTGGGCCCTCGGTCCGGCGGCGAACCTCCGCTCCCCCCGCCTCCACCGCAACGGCAAGGACGGCGACCCCCTCCTCATCCTCACCGCCCCCGCCGTGGAACGGCTCGGTCTCCCCCTCACCCTCGAGGACCGCCGCGCCCTCCGCCTCCCCGACAACCACCCCGTCATCCGCCAGCTCACCAAGGCCAAGTGGCAGCTCACCCGCCGCGGCTTCGGCCCCTGGCCCCGCATCTACCGCCCCGCCACCCCCACCACCGGCCGCCAGTGCGTCCAGCTCGCGATCCTCCCCTGGGGCGCCCTCGACCCCCGCGCCTGGGGCGAGGACACCGCCGCCCTCCCGGCCCCCGAACTCGCCGCGCTCCTCACCACGTACGCCACCCGCGTCCTCACCCCCCGCGGCTCCACCGCGGTCACCGGCCTCGAACTCATGACGGCCCTGCGTCCCCCCACCCGCGCCGCCCGCAACCCCGAGACCAACACCTGGGAATCCGCCCCCGTCGCCGGCTCCCTCACCCAGCCCGTCGACCCCGCTCCCCCGGAAGCCCCCGACGAGCACCCGGTGGTCGCCGCCCTCTACCCCCGCTCCCATCAGCGCACCCCGGACCAGGTCCTCGACGAGGAGGCGTACGACTGGATCCGCGACCCGGAGCTCCTCACCGACGCAGAGTGCGCCCGCACCCACGCCGTCGGCATCGACGTGAACATGGCCTTCGCCGCGGCCGCGAACCGCCTCACCGTCGGGCTGGGCCCCGCGACGCACCGTACGGGCCCGCGCTTCGACCCGAAGACCCCCGGCTGCTGGCTGGCCGACCTCTCCTCCCTCCCCCTCGACCCCCGGCTCCCGAGCCCCTTCACCCCCCACGGCAAGGCCCCGACCGGCCCCGCCTGGTACGCCACCCCGACGCTCGCCTACGCGCAGGAACTCGGCCACGAGGTCCACCCCACCGAGGCCTGGCTCCGCCCCGACCACGGCCCCTACCTCGACGCCTGGTACACCCGTCTCCGCGACGCCTACATGGCCACGATGGCGGACCTCGGGATCACCCCGGCCCTCACCGAGGACGCGTTCCTCCAGGCGATGGCAGCCCGCACCGAGCATCACAGCCCCGTCCCCGCGGCGGTCCTCTCGGCGATCAAGTCCACTGTCAAGGGCGGCATCGGCAAGCTCCGCGAACGCCCCCAGGGCGCCGGCTACCGCCCCGGCGAGCGCTGGCCCGCCCTCGAACGCCCCACCTGGCGCCCCGACATCCGCGCCGCGGTCATCGCCACGGCCCGCGTCAACATGCACCGCAAGATGAACAAGCTGGCCACCACGGCGGGCCTGCACCCCATCGCGGTCCTCTCGGACTGCGCCGTCTACCTCTCCGACGGCCCCAGCCCCCTCGACTTCCTCCCCCGCACCCCCGAGGGCAAGCCCCTCCCCGGGGGCTTCCGCCTCGGCGTCAGCCCCGGCATGGTCAAGCACGAGGGAACCCAGAGTCTGCTCTGGGCCGTCCAGATGCTCGACGAACACCTCAACCCCGCCCGCCACATCAAGGGCCACGACGCAGCGGCAGACGGCGAGTAA
- a CDS encoding ParB/RepB/Spo0J family partition protein, whose protein sequence is MSSKADKLGVSASFARAQPVGVSSRRAAIAEATGAPTSGVIPPSEVPIEALAHNPFNLREDLTELDELAQSLIARGQLQPLAVATRMAFMEAHPGATDGLGRAPYVVIDGNRRLAAAHLAGLKTLHIHVNDALSASAADILESALIANVHRVDVAPMDQARALQELVDVHGSQAQVAKRLGKTAAWVSQRLTLLNLTPSLQEKVETGELKVEPARRIGRLPQEVQEAAADETINTVNPPRQRTPQPVNGVNAVNSPPAPSTPSSSSTTPAPSPRITISTISPETIADALTAHLTPDDLKAVTELLMLRI, encoded by the coding sequence ATGAGCAGCAAGGCCGACAAACTCGGAGTCTCGGCATCCTTCGCCCGGGCTCAGCCGGTCGGCGTCAGCTCCCGCCGCGCGGCGATCGCGGAGGCCACCGGCGCACCCACCTCCGGTGTGATCCCGCCGTCCGAGGTTCCCATCGAGGCACTCGCCCACAACCCCTTCAACCTCCGCGAAGACCTCACGGAACTCGACGAGCTGGCGCAGTCCCTCATCGCCCGCGGCCAGCTCCAGCCCCTCGCCGTCGCCACCCGCATGGCCTTCATGGAGGCCCACCCGGGCGCCACCGACGGCCTGGGCCGCGCCCCGTACGTGGTGATCGACGGCAACCGGCGCCTGGCGGCAGCCCACCTGGCCGGCCTCAAGACGCTGCACATCCACGTGAACGACGCCCTGTCCGCATCGGCTGCGGACATCCTCGAATCGGCCCTGATCGCCAACGTCCACCGCGTGGACGTGGCCCCGATGGACCAGGCCCGCGCCCTCCAGGAACTCGTCGACGTCCACGGCTCCCAGGCCCAGGTCGCCAAGCGCCTCGGCAAGACGGCGGCCTGGGTCTCCCAGCGCCTGACCCTCCTGAACCTCACCCCCAGCCTCCAGGAGAAGGTCGAGACGGGCGAGCTCAAGGTCGAACCGGCCCGCCGCATCGGCCGCCTCCCCCAGGAGGTCCAGGAGGCCGCCGCGGACGAGACGATCAACACGGTCAATCCGCCCCGCCAACGCACTCCCCAGCCCGTTAACGGCGTTAACGCCGTTAACTCCCCACCCGCCCCCTCAACCCCTTCCTCCTCTTCCACCACACCCGCCCCGTCCCCCCGGATCACGATCTCCACGATCTCGCCGGAAACGATCGCGGACGCCCTCACGGCGCACCTCACCCCGGACGACCTCAAGGCCGTCACGGAACTCCTCATGCTGCGAATCTGA
- a CDS encoding ParA family protein yields the protein MTSPSSQSDREKVVSKLPPWLRQELKIRTAQLRVDIQDAVHQGISHWSALASAPSPVDTSGAESFSTWLPAGQWESFRTDSKHRGVSLIQGLAQAVSLWLEMNPAPTVKRPSVVRRIIVCNQKGGVGKTAITAGTAEALAEDASTLHPVRIARQLARLTADEEQQPDPASAILDLEDLPGLGMRVLLIDFDPQGHLTKQLGQQPLPIGGDSLTCHMAGEAKGPLSDLIVPITDERFGDRLHILPACTDAFLLDVRLSTVRAREAALERALAPVESDYDVILVDCPPSLGLSMDAAIYYGRRRDTEQPGASGALIVVQAEDSSADAYDLLTSQINDLRDDLSLDIDYLGLVVNLYDGRRGYIATSSLQAWMDIKDPRVVAIVPDLKEQREAVRVKQPLFVYAPKGDQAVALRALAREIS from the coding sequence ATGACTTCGCCCTCGTCTCAGAGCGACCGAGAGAAGGTCGTCTCCAAGCTTCCCCCGTGGCTGCGCCAGGAATTGAAAATCCGCACCGCCCAGCTGCGGGTGGACATCCAGGACGCCGTCCACCAGGGGATCAGCCACTGGAGCGCGCTCGCCTCCGCCCCCTCCCCCGTCGACACCTCCGGCGCCGAATCGTTCTCCACCTGGCTGCCCGCCGGCCAGTGGGAGTCCTTCCGCACCGACTCCAAGCACCGCGGTGTCTCCCTCATCCAGGGACTCGCCCAGGCCGTCAGCCTCTGGCTGGAGATGAACCCGGCCCCCACGGTCAAGCGGCCCTCCGTCGTACGCCGCATCATCGTGTGCAACCAGAAGGGCGGGGTCGGCAAGACCGCCATCACCGCCGGCACGGCCGAGGCCCTCGCCGAGGACGCCTCGACCCTCCACCCGGTCCGCATCGCCCGCCAACTGGCCCGCCTCACGGCGGACGAGGAACAGCAGCCGGACCCGGCTTCCGCCATCCTGGACCTGGAGGACCTCCCGGGCCTGGGCATGCGCGTGCTGCTGATCGACTTCGACCCGCAGGGCCACCTCACCAAGCAGCTCGGCCAGCAGCCGCTCCCGATCGGCGGCGACAGCCTCACCTGCCACATGGCCGGCGAGGCCAAGGGCCCCCTCTCCGACCTGATCGTCCCCATCACGGACGAGCGCTTCGGCGACCGGCTGCACATCCTCCCCGCCTGCACGGACGCCTTCCTCCTCGACGTCCGCCTCTCCACCGTCCGCGCCCGCGAGGCCGCCCTTGAACGCGCCCTGGCCCCCGTCGAGTCCGACTACGACGTCATCCTCGTCGACTGCCCCCCGAGCCTCGGCCTGAGCATGGACGCCGCCATCTACTACGGGCGCCGCCGCGACACCGAACAGCCGGGCGCCTCCGGCGCGCTGATCGTCGTACAGGCGGAGGACTCCTCGGCGGACGCCTACGACCTCCTCACCTCCCAGATCAACGATCTGCGCGACGACCTCAGCCTCGACATCGACTACCTCGGCCTCGTCGTCAATCTCTACGACGGCCGCCGCGGCTACATCGCGACCTCCTCCCTCCAGGCCTGGATGGACATAAAGGATCCGCGGGTCGTCGCCATCGTCCCCGACCTCAAGGAACAGCGCGAAGCCGTCCGCGTGAAGCAGCCCCTCTTCGTCTACGCCCCCAAGGGCGACCAAGCGGTCGCCTTGCGCGCCCTCGCCCGGGAGATCTCATGA